The Thermoanaerobaculia bacterium genome segment CCCCGGACGAAGGCCTCCTCGCGATCGGCTCCGGGGGGCCGTACGCCCTCGCGGCGGCGAGGGCGCTCCTCGCGCACACTTCGCTCGCGGCGCCCGAGCTCGCCCGGGAGGCGCTGACGATCGCCGCGGGAATCGACATCTACACGAACGACCGCATCAAGGTCGAGGAGCTGTAGGCTAAATGGTCTTCCTGATGCCGGGCGACGTCGCGGAGGGAGCTCCGGGCACCGCGCCGCCCGCCGACGCCGGCGCCACCGGCGGCGACGACCTCACGCCGCGCCAGATCGTCGCGGAGCTCGACAAGTTCATCATCGGCCAGAACAAGGCCAAGCGCGCGGTCGCGGTGGCGCTGCGGAACCGCTGGCGGCGTCTCCAGCTCCCTCCCGAGGTCGCGCGCGAGATCCTCCCGAAGAACATCCTGATGATCGGGCCGACGGGAGTCGGGAAGACCGAGATCGCGCGGCGGCTCGCGCGGCTCGCGCGCGCGCCGTTCCTGAAGGTCGAGGCGTCGAAGTTCACGGAGGTCGGATACGTCGGACGCGACGTCGAATCGATCGTCCGCGACCTGACGGAAGCCGCCGTCGGACTCGTGCGCGAGGAGAAGACGCGCGAAATCGCCGCGCAGGCCGAAGCGCGCACGGAGGAGCGCCTGCTCGATCTCCTGCTCCCCCGAGTTCCTCCGGAAGAGGCGGCGGAGACGCGCGCGAAGCTCCGGACGCTCCTGCGGGAAGGAAAGCTCGACGACCGGATGGTCGACGTCGAGGTGACGGAGCAGACCTTCCCTTCCTTCCAGATCATGACCAACCAGGGCGCCGAGGAAATGGACGTGTCGCTCAAGGACATGCTCCCGAACATCTTCGGCGGGAAGAAGAAGAACCGCTCGTGCCCGATCTCCGAAGCGCGCCAGATCCTCCGCAGCGAAGAGGAGTCTCGGCTGATCGATCCCCAGCAGCTCTCGCGCGAGGCGGTCGCCCGCGCGGAGTCGTCCGGGATCGTGTTCCTCGACGAGATCGACAAGGTCGCGGGACGGGAGGGGAACCGCGGCGGTCCCGACGTTTCGCGGGAAGGCGTGCAGCGCGACCTCCTGCCGATCGTCGAGGGA includes the following:
- the hslU gene encoding ATP-dependent protease ATPase subunit HslU; the encoded protein is MVFLMPGDVAEGAPGTAPPADAGATGGDDLTPRQIVAELDKFIIGQNKAKRAVAVALRNRWRRLQLPPEVAREILPKNILMIGPTGVGKTEIARRLARLARAPFLKVEASKFTEVGYVGRDVESIVRDLTEAAVGLVREEKTREIAAQAEARTEERLLDLLLPRVPPEEAAETRAKLRTLLREGKLDDRMVDVEVTEQTFPSFQIMTNQGAEEMDVSLKDMLPNIFGGKKKNRSCPISEARQILRSEEESRLIDPQQLSREAVARAESSGIVFLDEIDKVAGREGNRGGPDVSREGVQRDLLPIVEGTQVHTKHGTVHTDHVLFIAAGAFHVSKPADLIPELQGRFPVRVELDSLTEADFVRILTEPENALTKQYRALLSAEGLDLQFTEDAVAEIAKWAERVNRQLENIGARRLHTILERLLEDVSFDGPELSGRTLSVDAAMVRERVADLAKNEDLSRYVL